From Mumia flava, one genomic window encodes:
- a CDS encoding PLP-dependent cysteine synthase family protein, which produces MRHDSLIDSVGNTPLVGLPRLSPSPDVRLWAKLEDRNPTGSIKDRPALRMIERAESDGRLRPGCTILEPTSGNTGISLAMAAKMRGYRMVCVMPENTSEERRQLLRMWGAEIVSSPAAGGSNEAVRVAKRIAEEHPDWVMLYQYGNDANAEAHELGTGPEILADLPEVTHFVGGLGTTGTLMGVGRFFRTAKPEVRIVAAEPRYGELVYGLRNLDEGFVPELYDPQFIDARFSVGPRDAVRRVRELLESEGIFAGISTGAILHAALAQAAKAIKAGEPADIAFVVADGGWKYLSTGAYEGTIDDAEEALEGQLWA; this is translated from the coding sequence ATGCGCCACGACTCGCTGATCGACTCCGTCGGCAACACCCCGCTGGTGGGGTTGCCGCGGCTGTCGCCGAGCCCCGACGTACGGCTGTGGGCGAAGCTCGAGGACCGCAACCCGACCGGCTCCATCAAGGACCGGCCGGCGCTGCGGATGATCGAGCGCGCCGAGTCCGACGGGCGGCTGCGGCCCGGCTGCACGATCCTCGAGCCGACGTCCGGCAACACCGGGATCTCGCTCGCGATGGCGGCCAAGATGCGCGGCTACCGGATGGTCTGCGTGATGCCGGAGAACACCTCGGAGGAGCGGCGTCAGCTGCTGCGGATGTGGGGCGCGGAGATCGTCTCCTCCCCGGCTGCCGGCGGCTCGAACGAAGCCGTGCGGGTGGCCAAGCGGATCGCCGAGGAGCACCCCGACTGGGTGATGCTCTACCAGTACGGCAACGACGCCAACGCCGAGGCGCACGAGCTCGGGACCGGCCCGGAGATCCTCGCGGACCTGCCGGAGGTGACGCACTTCGTCGGCGGTCTCGGCACGACCGGCACGTTGATGGGCGTCGGGCGGTTCTTCCGCACGGCCAAGCCGGAGGTGCGGATCGTCGCCGCGGAGCCGCGCTACGGCGAGCTCGTGTACGGGCTGCGGAACCTCGACGAGGGGTTCGTCCCGGAGCTGTACGACCCCCAGTTCATCGACGCGCGCTTCTCGGTCGGGCCGCGCGACGCCGTACGCCGGGTGCGGGAGCTGCTGGAGTCGGAGGGGATCTTCGCCGGGATCTCGACCGGCGCGATCCTGCACGCGGCCCTGGCGCAGGCCGCGAAGGCGATCAAGGCGGGCGAGCCCGCCGACATCGCGTTCGTGGTCGCCGACGGCGGCTGGAAGTACCTCTCGACCGGTGCGTACGAAGGCACGATCGACGACGCCGAGGAGGCCCTCGAGGGCCAGCTCTGGGCCTGA
- a CDS encoding Mov34/MPN/PAD-1 family protein yields MLTIDSATYDAIVAHARRDHPDEACGVVAGAEGSDLPTRFVPMVNAAMSPTFYEFDSTDLLRLYREMDDNDEEPVVVYHSHTATEAYPSRTDVNLAGEPGAHYVLVSTRECGNGEGPVEFRSYRIVDGEVTEEEVRVVERYDDVPTNAQEV; encoded by the coding sequence GTGTTGACCATCGACTCCGCGACGTACGACGCGATCGTCGCCCACGCCCGTCGGGACCACCCCGACGAGGCCTGCGGCGTCGTCGCGGGTGCTGAGGGATCCGACCTGCCGACCCGGTTCGTCCCGATGGTCAACGCCGCGATGTCGCCCACGTTCTACGAGTTCGACTCGACGGACCTGCTGCGGCTGTACCGCGAGATGGACGACAACGACGAGGAGCCGGTGGTCGTCTACCACTCCCACACGGCGACCGAGGCCTACCCGTCGCGCACCGACGTGAACCTCGCGGGCGAGCCGGGTGCGCACTACGTGCTGGTCTCGACCCGGGAGTGCGGCAACGGCGAGGGCCCGGTCGAGTTCCGCTCGTACCGCATCGTCGACGGCGAGGTCACCGAGGAAGAAGTTCGCGTCGTCGAGCGTTATGACGACGTCCCCACGAACGCACAGGAAGTTTGA
- a CDS encoding isochorismatase family protein: MAGALVVVDVQNDFCEGGSLGVDGGTSVAERVASLVAGGGYDVVVATKDHHIDPGSHFSDEPDFVDSWPPHCVVGTPGNDLRAPLREDMFAAVFRKGEFDAAYSGFEGSSEHGDALVEWLRANDVDRVDVVGIATDYCVRATALDAAAHGFATTVLMDLTAPVSPDNLPRVRAEFAEAGVTLA, translated from the coding sequence ATGGCAGGCGCACTCGTCGTCGTCGACGTGCAGAACGACTTCTGCGAGGGCGGCTCCCTCGGCGTCGACGGAGGGACGTCGGTCGCCGAGCGTGTCGCGTCGCTGGTCGCAGGCGGTGGCTACGACGTCGTCGTCGCGACCAAGGACCACCACATCGATCCCGGGTCGCACTTCAGCGACGAGCCCGACTTCGTGGACTCGTGGCCGCCGCACTGCGTCGTCGGCACCCCCGGCAACGACCTGCGCGCCCCGTTGCGCGAGGACATGTTCGCCGCGGTGTTCCGCAAGGGCGAGTTCGACGCCGCGTACTCCGGTTTCGAGGGGAGCTCCGAGCACGGCGACGCGCTCGTCGAGTGGCTGCGCGCGAACGACGTGGACCGCGTCGACGTCGTCGGGATCGCCACGGACTACTGCGTCCGCGCCACCGCGCTCGACGCGGCCGCGCACGGGTTCGCCACGACCGTGCTGATGGACCTGACCGCGCCGGTGTCGCCGGACAACCTGCCGCGGGTGCGCGCCGAGTTCGCCGAGGCCGGCGTCACCCTCGCCTGA
- a CDS encoding DinB family protein, producing the protein MRRVPFTGDEKQSLYVALDRHRDALLWKLEGLSEDDLRRSVVPSGTSLLGMLKHLASVEYNWFCGTFGRESLEVPYSDDDWDSDWRIEPWETTEGVLEYYAMARRDADAVIDELDLTDTGTAWYGPTVTLRWVLIHMVEEVCRHAGHADIIRELLDGRTGSFEDYPG; encoded by the coding sequence ATGAGACGTGTCCCGTTCACCGGTGACGAGAAGCAGAGCCTGTACGTGGCGCTCGACCGGCACCGCGACGCGCTGCTGTGGAAGCTCGAGGGGTTGTCCGAGGACGACCTGCGGCGGTCCGTCGTACCGTCGGGGACGTCCTTGCTCGGCATGCTCAAGCACCTGGCGTCGGTCGAGTACAACTGGTTCTGCGGAACCTTCGGCCGCGAGTCGCTGGAGGTTCCGTACTCCGACGACGACTGGGACTCCGACTGGCGGATCGAGCCGTGGGAGACGACCGAGGGTGTGCTGGAGTACTACGCGATGGCCCGCAGGGACGCGGACGCGGTGATCGACGAGCTGGACCTGACCGACACCGGCACCGCGTGGTACGGCCCGACCGTGACGCTGCGCTGGGTGCTGATCCACATGGTCGAGGAGGTCTGCCGCCACGCCGGGCACGCGGACATCATCCGCGAGCTGCTCGACGGGCGCACCGGGTCGTTCGAGGACTACCCCGGCTGA
- a CDS encoding DUF2017 domain-containing protein: MRAFEQRKRGRVRAEFEVAEAALLVNLLSQIVELLLDRNGPEESSPDPLFAQLGPSGSHLPPDDPVLKRLLPDAYSDDDDASGDFRRFTERSLSEAKVSNARAVVASLAAGGLDVEDPESSTDETIEVELGPQGAQAWLRALTDVRLALATRLGIESEDDAERVAASEEESVALVADIYEWLGFVQETLVQSLD; the protein is encoded by the coding sequence ATGAGGGCGTTCGAGCAGCGCAAGCGCGGGCGTGTCCGGGCGGAGTTCGAGGTCGCCGAGGCGGCCCTGCTGGTCAACCTGCTCAGCCAGATCGTCGAGCTCCTGCTGGACCGCAACGGGCCCGAGGAGTCGTCCCCGGACCCGTTGTTCGCCCAGCTGGGGCCGAGCGGGTCCCACCTGCCGCCCGACGACCCGGTGCTCAAACGGCTCCTGCCCGACGCCTACTCCGACGACGACGACGCGTCGGGCGACTTCCGCCGTTTCACGGAGCGCTCGCTGAGCGAGGCGAAGGTGAGCAACGCCCGCGCCGTGGTGGCGTCCCTCGCCGCCGGCGGGCTCGACGTCGAGGACCCCGAGTCGTCGACGGACGAGACGATCGAGGTCGAGCTCGGGCCGCAGGGCGCCCAGGCCTGGTTGCGTGCGCTGACCGATGTCCGGCTCGCGCTCGCGACCCGGCTCGGGATCGAGTCCGAGGACGACGCCGAGCGGGTGGCCGCGAGCGAGGAGGAGTCGGTCGCACTCGTCGCCGACATCTACGAGTGGCTCGGCTTCGTCCAGGAGACGCTGGTGCAGTCCCTGGACTGA
- a CDS encoding 2'-5' RNA ligase family protein, with product MDRLVVVSFLAEQPPGQTFAPSRWPLHVTLVPPFSVEAGTSVVADVVAETAASHRRTEVRARETAMFGRRRDVEVTVLELSDELAALHDDLVVELDALGAGVRERPHTARGFRPHVTVRGADRVAVGDTVEIGSVSLVDQRPDGRQDARRVLGTWAIG from the coding sequence GTGGACCGTCTGGTCGTCGTCTCGTTCCTCGCGGAGCAGCCGCCGGGGCAGACCTTCGCGCCCTCGCGGTGGCCGCTGCACGTCACGCTCGTGCCGCCGTTCAGCGTCGAGGCCGGTACGTCGGTGGTCGCCGACGTCGTCGCCGAGACCGCCGCGTCGCACCGCCGGACCGAGGTCCGGGCGCGGGAGACGGCGATGTTCGGGCGTCGCCGGGACGTCGAGGTCACCGTGCTCGAGCTGTCCGACGAGCTCGCCGCGCTCCACGACGACCTGGTCGTCGAGCTCGACGCGCTCGGGGCCGGGGTCCGCGAGCGACCGCACACGGCACGCGGGTTCCGCCCCCACGTCACGGTGCGGGGCGCGGACCGGGTGGCAGTCGGGGACACGGTGGAGATCGGCTCGGTCTCGCTGGTCGACCAGCGTCCCGACGGACGGCAGGACGCCCGCCGGGTGCTCGGAACCTGGGCGATCGGCTGA
- a CDS encoding ATP-binding protein: protein MGEDEGGPSIRVLGEPGLDHTDGGALPRRSWLVIAYLASTPQRTGRDELARLLWPDATDKVARANLRVVLNQVRAQLPDLLDADRDHVGIAAAHRGRIDLHQFEDAATRALSAVVAASGERGSLLAAAERAYGGVLLAGLSWPASPAYEEWLEVERERLAALAQRVGVARIEADLAEGATEDTLRRARRLAAADPLSEVVHALLLRSEASLGNREQALAAHDGWVRRLREQLDLDPSDEIGVLVDEIRAGGGRGAPLEAEGGGAVSAPRRTFVGRHHDLDVLSRTLASGCRLITITGPTGVGKSTLAWALSERVEATSTSPVVIADLQDTESHEEVLVRLATSFRDGPPDVLTLEALLARLAGRSALLVLDDADHAPGAAEVVAALHDRCPLLVLVVTARTALRLEVEHVHELPPFPAPQRGPHAARSPAVRLFLSAADRSGARIDRSAEQIADVAQVCRRVDGLPLAIELAAARLPVLGLAGLLEALSSDSDAYLGVLSPSRGTDRIGGRGMRAALRSATRDLDPPTIEMLAQLSVLRGSYDLSAIAAVCGSGDPYAVLDEVTELVGRHLLVRVPQPGGTVRFRQLVSTRAFGRQLVGADDRADLAARHADHFLAWPDRVLGDVDDEAVPDFVALARRFRADLPNLRAALRWGQDHGHDARVLGALARLGPWYREAGALAEGVAALDAALCVPATPETEVVRAECRVARASLRAELGMSGAGSSVRDDLEAGLPIVLRQSGTTQRANALGEAINAGIAIGDLPLSEKLARSLEELSGTPRWRLSSRVVMALASFPSDPAATAATLSEALPEARRIGHRRVELTIWYWLSTLPEEARIDVGSVPDLETLLAMSREAGDTRSDVWLMASLGAQALLDGDVEAAVGHLDAAMATTRRAHFWHGIVLCLLGTVAVAHARGDRDDAARLFGSVAGNLATARAYLGPLFARAYEPVLQDLERDDALAPQREAGQRLGFPLSVARAHRYLREARHRDRTVR, encoded by the coding sequence ATGGGAGAAGACGAGGGGGGCCCGTCGATCCGGGTTCTCGGCGAGCCGGGGCTCGACCACACGGACGGCGGCGCACTTCCCCGGAGGTCGTGGCTGGTGATCGCCTACCTGGCGAGCACGCCGCAGCGCACCGGACGGGACGAGCTGGCACGGCTGCTGTGGCCCGACGCGACCGACAAGGTCGCCCGCGCCAACCTGAGGGTCGTCCTCAACCAGGTCCGTGCCCAGCTACCGGACCTGCTCGACGCCGACCGCGACCACGTCGGCATCGCGGCAGCGCACCGCGGACGGATCGACCTGCACCAGTTCGAGGACGCGGCGACGCGCGCGCTGTCCGCTGTCGTCGCGGCCAGCGGCGAGCGCGGCTCGTTGCTCGCGGCGGCCGAGCGGGCGTACGGCGGGGTGCTGCTCGCCGGGCTGTCCTGGCCGGCCAGCCCCGCGTACGAGGAGTGGCTGGAGGTGGAGCGCGAACGGCTCGCGGCGCTCGCGCAACGGGTGGGTGTCGCACGGATCGAGGCCGACCTCGCCGAGGGCGCGACCGAGGACACGCTGCGCCGTGCGCGTCGGCTGGCCGCAGCAGACCCGCTGTCGGAGGTCGTGCACGCGCTCCTGCTGCGCAGCGAGGCGAGCCTGGGCAACCGCGAGCAGGCGCTCGCGGCGCACGACGGCTGGGTCCGCAGGCTCCGCGAGCAGCTCGATCTCGACCCGTCCGACGAGATCGGCGTCCTCGTGGACGAGATCCGCGCCGGCGGGGGACGCGGCGCGCCGCTCGAGGCCGAAGGCGGTGGCGCCGTCTCCGCCCCGCGACGTACGTTCGTCGGTCGCCACCACGATCTCGACGTCCTGAGCCGGACGCTGGCGTCCGGCTGTCGTCTGATCACGATCACGGGCCCCACCGGGGTCGGGAAGTCCACCCTCGCGTGGGCGCTGTCGGAGCGTGTCGAGGCGACCTCGACCTCCCCGGTCGTGATCGCGGATCTCCAGGACACCGAGTCCCACGAGGAGGTCCTGGTCCGGCTCGCGACCTCGTTCCGGGACGGGCCGCCGGACGTCCTGACCCTCGAGGCGCTCCTCGCACGCCTCGCCGGGCGCTCCGCGTTGCTCGTGCTGGACGACGCCGACCACGCCCCCGGTGCCGCCGAGGTCGTCGCCGCGCTGCACGACCGGTGCCCGCTGCTCGTCCTCGTCGTCACGGCGCGCACGGCCCTGCGGCTCGAGGTCGAGCACGTGCACGAGCTCCCGCCGTTCCCGGCCCCGCAGAGGGGCCCGCACGCGGCGCGGTCGCCGGCCGTACGGCTCTTCCTGAGCGCCGCCGACCGCTCGGGCGCACGGATCGACAGGTCGGCCGAGCAGATCGCCGACGTCGCGCAGGTCTGCCGACGCGTGGACGGCCTTCCGCTCGCGATCGAGCTCGCGGCAGCACGCCTGCCCGTCCTCGGCCTGGCCGGTCTGCTCGAGGCGCTGTCGAGCGACAGCGACGCCTACCTCGGCGTGCTGTCACCGTCACGCGGGACCGACCGCATCGGCGGGCGCGGGATGCGCGCAGCGCTCCGCTCGGCGACGCGGGACCTCGACCCGCCGACGATCGAGATGCTCGCGCAGCTGTCGGTCCTGCGCGGGTCGTACGACCTGAGCGCGATCGCGGCGGTGTGCGGGAGCGGCGACCCGTACGCGGTCCTGGACGAGGTCACCGAGCTCGTCGGCCGCCATCTGCTCGTCCGGGTCCCGCAGCCCGGCGGCACCGTGAGGTTCCGGCAGCTCGTGTCGACGCGCGCGTTCGGACGGCAGCTGGTCGGCGCCGACGACCGCGCCGACCTCGCCGCGCGGCACGCCGACCACTTCCTGGCGTGGCCCGACCGCGTGCTCGGTGACGTCGACGACGAGGCCGTCCCGGACTTCGTGGCGCTGGCTCGCCGCTTCCGCGCGGACCTCCCGAACCTGCGTGCCGCACTGCGGTGGGGACAGGACCACGGCCACGACGCCCGGGTGCTCGGTGCGCTCGCCCGGTTGGGTCCGTGGTACCGGGAGGCCGGTGCCCTGGCCGAGGGCGTCGCCGCCCTCGACGCCGCGCTCTGTGTGCCGGCGACCCCGGAGACCGAGGTCGTCCGCGCCGAGTGTCGCGTCGCTCGCGCGAGCCTGCGGGCCGAGCTCGGGATGAGTGGTGCCGGCTCGTCCGTGAGGGACGACCTCGAAGCCGGGCTTCCGATCGTGCTGCGCCAGAGCGGCACGACGCAGCGAGCGAACGCGTTGGGCGAGGCGATCAACGCCGGGATCGCGATCGGCGACCTGCCGCTGTCGGAGAAGCTGGCGCGCTCCCTCGAGGAGCTCAGCGGCACGCCGCGGTGGCGGCTGTCGAGCCGCGTGGTGATGGCGCTCGCGTCCTTCCCGTCCGACCCCGCCGCGACCGCCGCAACGCTCAGCGAGGCGCTGCCCGAGGCCCGCCGGATCGGCCACCGGCGGGTCGAGCTGACCATCTGGTACTGGCTGAGCACGCTCCCTGAGGAGGCCCGCATCGACGTGGGGAGCGTCCCGGACCTCGAGACCCTGCTCGCGATGTCGCGCGAGGCGGGCGACACGAGGTCGGACGTCTGGCTGATGGCGAGCCTGGGCGCCCAGGCGCTCCTCGACGGCGACGTCGAGGCAGCCGTCGGACACCTCGACGCGGCGATGGCCACGACCCGACGCGCGCACTTCTGGCACGGGATCGTCCTGTGCCTGCTGGGTACCGTCGCCGTCGCGCACGCGCGGGGGGACCGTGACGACGCCGCGCGGCTGTTCGGGAGCGTGGCCGGGAACCTCGCGACCGCGCGCGCCTACCTCGGCCCGCTGTTCGCACGCGCGTACGAGCCGGTGCTCCAGGACCTGGAGCGTGACGATGCGCTCGCGCCGCAGCGTGAGGCGGGTCAGCGTCTCGGCTTCCCGCTGTCCGTGGCTCGCGCCCACCGCTACCTTCGGGAGGCCCGTCACCGGGACCGCACCGTACGGTGA
- a CDS encoding Ig-like domain-containing protein, with the protein MTNPRRPRSVLGGLAAAALALTLATAGLAAVAPPAAAAPEDIAGCDAALDCLYPITMADLTSLVPERTYDFRFVDGDPMIGGAFQIAVHASGTRQCLYNLAGTGPASFLPCNSADPRNLWHVRPSSGGPAGEYEAIDPGTWNPWLPAWVGRHTFSIISAHQALTAPVTCLTGRIANPVVLPCAAEPRFRWTLPTFDSVPSRAQKTQAQQAEAARSLLTAAFHFSLVRCSIPPGTRCLVQLVEKLTDADLTGWSPLGYLTITRRPTPAARVVGCRGGVGDEAIYNDTGRAAEEPLGVTTTSRVRATVSPGLSDVVEDDVAPLLIASGALGSGNLLGKAWTAAAPIAQSTPYTLPPRKYAQAVLSAATVSVTSSWRFDSGSFRPWSLADAAGLDLPYSASPTASGPDTTLAVRDSWSPKTCTAASPSTLGEGYAVTVANSTAPDQDALVGDVLEADAEPWWWDTGASTDPVTLRYQWYRQRGADEPVAIEGANGPTYRVAASDVAASATTPYELSVGVTDVATANRWDSDETLSDLNVLTEARRATRTTLASSVSGSIVAGRTIALTAKVTAADRTRVGGTVRFYAGSRLLGTRPVSSAGTATLAGVRLPGGVARLVARFAPAERVYAASASPTRLQTVLHRSTVAATARPATIRAGTKLTVAGRVRVPTKPHANLRKHTVVVQVDGRNVTRASLRADGTFSVKIRAGALKRGRHRVRVSYLGSRADLVAPSVSKAVTVRRR; encoded by the coding sequence ATGACCAACCCACGACGGCCACGATCGGTCCTCGGAGGCCTCGCGGCGGCAGCGCTCGCACTCACGCTCGCGACCGCGGGCCTCGCAGCAGTCGCACCGCCGGCGGCGGCGGCGCCGGAGGACATCGCGGGCTGCGATGCGGCGCTGGACTGCCTGTACCCGATCACGATGGCGGATCTCACGTCACTCGTCCCGGAGCGGACCTACGACTTCCGCTTCGTCGACGGCGACCCCATGATCGGCGGGGCGTTCCAGATCGCGGTGCACGCGTCGGGGACGCGCCAGTGCCTGTACAACCTCGCAGGGACGGGACCGGCGTCGTTCCTCCCGTGCAACAGCGCGGACCCGCGCAACCTCTGGCACGTCCGGCCGAGCTCGGGCGGCCCGGCGGGGGAGTACGAGGCGATCGACCCCGGCACCTGGAACCCGTGGCTGCCCGCGTGGGTCGGCCGCCACACCTTCTCCATCATCTCCGCGCACCAGGCGCTCACGGCGCCCGTCACGTGTCTGACCGGCCGCATCGCGAACCCGGTCGTGCTCCCGTGCGCAGCGGAGCCGCGGTTCCGCTGGACGCTGCCGACGTTCGACTCCGTGCCCAGCCGGGCACAGAAGACGCAGGCGCAGCAGGCCGAGGCCGCCCGGTCCCTGCTGACCGCCGCGTTCCACTTCTCCTTGGTCCGATGCTCGATCCCGCCGGGGACACGGTGTCTCGTGCAGCTCGTCGAGAAGCTCACCGACGCCGACCTGACCGGCTGGAGCCCGTTGGGCTACCTGACGATCACCCGGCGGCCGACGCCGGCGGCGCGGGTCGTGGGATGCCGCGGCGGTGTCGGGGACGAGGCGATCTACAACGACACCGGTCGGGCGGCGGAGGAGCCGCTGGGCGTCACGACGACGAGCAGGGTCCGGGCCACGGTGTCGCCGGGGCTGTCCGACGTCGTGGAGGACGACGTGGCGCCGCTGCTGATCGCGAGCGGCGCCCTGGGCTCCGGGAACCTCCTCGGGAAGGCCTGGACCGCCGCGGCGCCGATCGCCCAGAGCACCCCGTACACCCTGCCGCCGCGCAAGTACGCCCAGGCGGTGCTGTCGGCAGCCACGGTGTCGGTCACCTCCTCCTGGCGGTTCGACTCGGGCTCGTTCCGCCCGTGGAGCCTCGCGGACGCCGCCGGCCTGGACCTGCCGTACTCGGCGTCTCCGACGGCGTCCGGCCCGGACACGACGCTCGCGGTCCGCGACAGCTGGTCGCCCAAGACGTGCACGGCTGCCTCGCCGAGCACCCTGGGCGAGGGCTACGCCGTCACCGTCGCCAACTCGACCGCACCCGACCAGGACGCTCTCGTCGGCGACGTCCTGGAGGCGGACGCCGAGCCGTGGTGGTGGGACACCGGCGCCTCGACCGACCCGGTGACGCTGCGGTACCAGTGGTACCGGCAGCGCGGCGCCGACGAGCCGGTCGCGATCGAGGGTGCGAACGGGCCGACGTACCGGGTCGCTGCGTCCGACGTCGCAGCGTCGGCGACCACGCCGTACGAGCTGTCCGTCGGCGTGACCGACGTGGCCACGGCGAACAGGTGGGACAGCGACGAGACGCTCTCCGACCTGAACGTCCTCACCGAGGCTCGGAGGGCGACGCGGACGACGCTCGCCAGCAGCGTGTCGGGATCGATCGTCGCGGGCAGGACCATCGCGCTGACGGCGAAGGTCACCGCCGCGGATCGAACCAGGGTCGGTGGCACGGTGCGGTTCTACGCCGGCAGCAGGCTCCTCGGCACACGTCCGGTCAGCTCTGCGGGGACGGCGACGCTCGCAGGTGTACGGCTGCCCGGTGGAGTCGCGCGCCTCGTCGCGCGGTTCGCCCCGGCGGAGCGTGTCTACGCGGCGTCGGCCTCGCCGACGCGGCTCCAGACGGTGCTGCACCGCAGCACCGTCGCAGCGACGGCGCGTCCCGCGACGATCCGGGCCGGTACGAAGCTGACGGTCGCCGGACGGGTCCGCGTGCCCACGAAGCCGCACGCCAACCTGCGGAAGCACACGGTGGTCGTGCAGGTCGACGGCAGGAACGTCACGCGCGCGTCGCTGCGTGCCGACGGGACGTTCTCGGTCAAGATCCGGGCCGGCGCGCTGAAGCGCGGCCGGCACCGCGTTCGCGTCTCGTACCTCGGCTCGCGTGCGGACCTGGTGGCGCCGAGCGTCTCGAAGGCGGTCACCGTACGCCGTCGCTGA
- the clpS gene encoding ATP-dependent Clp protease adapter ClpS yields MSAPSPTELDQPDVDAVVELDRPWVTIVWNDPVNLMSYVAYVFRNYFGYSEAKAHDLMMKVHSDGKAVVSTGTREEMERHVQAMHEYGLWATLQRADA; encoded by the coding sequence GTGAGCGCGCCGTCCCCGACCGAGCTCGACCAGCCCGACGTCGATGCAGTCGTCGAGCTGGACCGGCCGTGGGTCACCATCGTCTGGAACGACCCGGTCAACCTGATGTCGTACGTCGCCTACGTCTTCCGGAACTACTTCGGCTACTCCGAGGCGAAGGCCCACGACCTGATGATGAAGGTGCACAGCGACGGCAAGGCGGTCGTCTCGACCGGCACCCGCGAGGAGATGGAACGGCACGTGCAGGCGATGCACGAGTACGGCCTGTGGGCGACGCTGCAGCGGGCGGACGCATGA
- a CDS encoding nicotinate phosphoribosyltransferase has translation MTTTALLTDHYELTMLQASLADGTAHRRSVFELFARRLPDGRRYGVVCGVGRVLDAIEDFRFGDATLTHLQERGVVDAPTLDWLAGFRFTGDVHGYRDGELYFPGSPVLVVESTFAEAVLLETLVLSILNHDAAIASAAARMTVAAGDRPCIEMGSRRTHEQAAVAAARAAYVAGFASTSNLEAGRRHGIPTAGTAAHAFTMLHDTEHDAFAAQVAALGPGTTLLVDTYDVAAAVETAVEVAGPGLGAVRLDSGDLPVLAGQVRRQLDGLGATGTRIIVTSDLDEYAIAGLAAAPVDGYGVGTALVTGSGHPTCGFVYKLVARAGADGTLVPVAKKSQDKASVGGRKTALRRRDPSGTATAEVIAVGGSPHDDGDDRPLAAPLVVDGERVHDEPLTVSRDRLRTALEELPLQAKQLSRGEPAIPTVYEQED, from the coding sequence GTGACCACGACAGCGCTGCTGACGGACCACTACGAGCTCACGATGCTCCAGGCGTCGCTGGCCGACGGGACGGCCCACCGTCGATCGGTCTTCGAGCTGTTCGCCCGACGGCTCCCCGACGGGCGCCGGTACGGGGTGGTGTGCGGGGTCGGACGGGTCCTCGACGCGATCGAGGACTTCCGGTTCGGGGACGCCACCCTGACGCACCTGCAGGAGCGCGGCGTCGTGGACGCGCCGACCCTCGACTGGCTCGCCGGGTTCCGTTTCACCGGTGACGTGCACGGCTATCGGGACGGTGAGCTGTACTTCCCGGGCTCGCCGGTGCTCGTGGTCGAGTCGACCTTCGCCGAGGCCGTGCTCCTCGAGACGCTCGTGCTGTCGATCCTCAACCACGACGCGGCGATCGCCTCGGCTGCAGCACGGATGACGGTCGCCGCCGGCGACCGCCCGTGCATCGAGATGGGATCCCGGCGGACGCACGAGCAGGCCGCGGTCGCCGCGGCGCGCGCGGCGTACGTGGCGGGGTTCGCCTCGACCTCGAACCTCGAGGCGGGACGCCGGCACGGCATCCCGACCGCGGGCACCGCCGCCCACGCGTTCACGATGCTCCACGACACCGAGCACGACGCGTTCGCCGCACAGGTCGCCGCGCTGGGGCCCGGGACCACGCTGCTCGTCGACACGTACGACGTCGCCGCCGCGGTGGAGACGGCGGTCGAGGTCGCAGGACCCGGGCTCGGCGCCGTCCGCCTCGACTCCGGCGACCTGCCCGTGCTGGCGGGACAGGTCCGCCGCCAGCTCGACGGTCTGGGTGCGACGGGCACGCGGATCATCGTGACCAGCGACCTGGACGAGTACGCGATCGCCGGGCTCGCGGCGGCGCCTGTGGACGGGTACGGCGTCGGGACCGCGCTCGTCACCGGGTCCGGCCACCCGACCTGCGGGTTCGTGTACAAGCTCGTGGCGCGCGCAGGGGCGGACGGCACCCTCGTCCCGGTGGCGAAGAAGAGCCAGGACAAGGCGTCGGTCGGCGGCCGCAAGACCGCACTGCGCCGACGCGACCCGTCGGGGACGGCGACCGCGGAGGTGATCGCCGTCGGCGGTTCCCCCCACGACGACGGCGACGACCGGCCCCTCGCCGCCCCTCTCGTCGTCGACGGCGAGCGGGTGCACGACGAGCCGCTGACGGTGTCCCGCGACCGTCTGCGTACGGCGCTCGAGGAGCTACCGTTGCAGGCGAAGCAGCTGTCGCGGGGGGAGCCCGCGATCCCGACGGTCTACGAGCAGGAGGACTGA
- a CDS encoding MoaD family protein, producing MAIEVRVPTILRTYTDGEKKVPAAGDTVIGVIDDLEANHAGIKERLVDDGEVRRFVNIYVNDEDIRFSGGLDTELSDGDVVVILPAVAGGAR from the coding sequence ATGGCCATCGAGGTCCGAGTCCCCACCATCCTCCGCACCTACACCGACGGTGAGAAGAAGGTTCCTGCCGCCGGCGACACGGTGATCGGCGTCATCGACGACCTGGAGGCGAACCACGCGGGGATCAAGGAGCGGCTCGTCGACGACGGCGAGGTGCGTCGCTTCGTGAACATCTACGTCAACGACGAGGACATCCGCTTCTCCGGCGGCCTCGACACCGAGCTGTCCGACGGCGACGTCGTCGTGATCCTGCCCGCCGTCGCGGGCGGCGCTCGCTGA